A genome region from Gigantopelta aegis isolate Gae_Host chromosome 3, Gae_host_genome, whole genome shotgun sequence includes the following:
- the LOC121368145 gene encoding uncharacterized protein LOC121368145, which translates to MSEPQKIKRKHTAMTAEVVPVPSSAMCTVPVSTNDQNSESSSSELEEKKVKLMSEDEQPSTSKELATQEEIQEYLENTFDVRRSFITLEMPSIPAIQETYPQLFTGKNLLAEFQRITRIDIDHTVQEYCVKFATGIVDMARPLSGSAAILKQAEQAKQDNAALKQYWDMVTALCLIPLLLRENFVEMVREVGEEDEVDPQGKVVPMLVSRGSIFKSDEFFLVAEETVLQEFEEFTMAFASLFASYWVFNMQYPRTLNNSYNFVQKAILHLRDDTPIPPPCKQLVQRLQKKVKQSRGVKK; encoded by the coding sequence ATGAGTGAGCCACAGAAAATTAAACGGAAGCACACTGCCATGACCGCAGAAGTAGTCCCTGTACCATCATCGGCAATGTGCACCGTTCCTGTTTCAACCAATGACCAGAACAGTGAATCCAGCTCGTCGGAACTGGAAGAGAAGAAGGTCAAGTTGATGTCAGAAGATGAGCAACCGTCAACGTCCAAAGAACTGGCAACTCAGGAAGAAATCCAGGAATACCTGGAGAACACTTTTGATGTACGGAGGTCGTTCATTACCCTGGAAATGCCGAGTATTCCTGCTATACAAGAGACATACCCACAACTGTTCACTGGGAAAAACCTGCTGGCAGAGTTCCAGCGCATCACCCGAATTGACATTGATCACACGGTGCAGGAGTACTGTGTGAAATTCGCCACAGGAATAGTAGACATGGCCCGCCCGTTGTCTGGCTCagcggccattttgaaacaGGCCGAGCAGGCGAAACAGGACAATGCTGCATTGAAGCAGTACTGGGACATGGTGACCGCGCTCTGTCTCATTCCACTGCTCCTTCGCGAGAACTTTGTCGAGATGGTGCGCGAGGTGGGCGAGGAGGATGAGGTGGATCCGCAGGGAAAAGTGGTGCCCATGTTGGTTTCTAGAGGCAGTATATTCAAGAGCGACGAGTTCTTCCTGGTCGCCGAGGAGACAGTGCTGCAGGAGTTTGAGGAATTCACCATGGCGTTTGCCTCCCTGTTCGCTTCCTACTGGGTGTTCAACATGCAGTACCCGCGCACTCTTAACAATTCGTACAACTTTGTCCAGAAGGCCATCCTGCACCTCCGCGATGACACACCCATCCCCCCTCCATGCAAACAGTTGGTCCAGAGGCTTCAGAAGAAGGTTAAGCAATCTAGAGGTGTGAAAAAATGA